In Tepidamorphus gemmatus, the sequence TCGACGAGCGTGTTGACGTTGGGCAGTTTCACGTAGCCGTTGGCGTCGGCGGCGGGGTGGCCCGGCTCGTAGCGCAAGGTGAACTCGCTGCGATCGAGCCGCGTCCGGCCGGGCTCGACGACATTGGCCTGCAGCTCACGGTCGAAGGTGGACTTGAAGCTCGGGATCTGCCGGCGATACGGGTCGCCGCCAGGATCGAGTGCCGTCGAATTGGCATTGGCCAGATTCTCGGAGATGACGCGCATCCGCGCCGACTGGGCGCGCAGCCCCGAGGCAGCGATCTTCATGCTCTTGATCAGATCCATCGTGCGGGTCCTCAGGCGCGTCGCCCAAGTGCGGTCTTCAGCAGTCCGATGCTGCGGCTGTAGAGGCTCGTCGCCAGCTGATAATCGACCTGGGTCTGCGTCACCTTCATCATTTCCTCTTCAAGGACGACCGAATTGCCCGTTGGCCTCACCTCGAAGGTTGCAACCTTCTCGTGGCGCCAGCGCGGATCGTCGCCAGCCGACACCAGATGCGCCGGATCGGTGCGCGTCGGCACGATCTGGGCGGGCGTCGGGACGGCGTTTCTGCGCGGTACCTCGAAGGCGGCGAGGTCGCGCGCCCGGTAGCCAGGCGTGTCGGCATTGGCAACGTTCTCGGCGAGCACGCCCTGCCGCGTCTGGAGCCATTGCATGCGGCTCCTGATCGCGGCGAGAAGCCCGATATCGGAAATCAACGCCCTTGCTCCTGTGCCTCGTCGATGCTCCAGCTCGCATCGGGACTTGCACTGCCGACGCAGTAGGCACAGATTGCCGATCCTGTGGTTAATGATCCGTTAATCACGTTAACCCTTCGCTAATCATCGCGAAGGTGGTTCTCGTGGCGTGGGCGGGGTCACCGCCCGTGCGCGTTAACGGTTTGTTAGCCTTGTGGCCGGCAAGTTTTGCCGGGGGATGTTAAGGGTTGCGGCGTAGTTCGGCGGAGAGGAGGCGCGTGCGATGGAATGGCTTGAAGGGATGTTGGGGGTGACCCTCAACACGTCGGCGAAGTTCATCATCGCCTTTGTCTTCGTGCTGCTGCTGATCTCCTTCACCGCCTGGGTGATTCGGACGGTGGCCGGCGGACGTATCGCGTTTCGCGGCGGCCTGCGCGCCCGCCAGGACCGGCTGGCGGTTGTTGATGCGACCCCGGTTGATGCCAAGCGCCGCCTGATTCTCGTGCGCCGCGACAATGTCGAACACCTGATCCTGATCGGCGGGCCGACTGATGTGGTTGTCGAGGCGGCGATCGGAGCGGCCGGCTATGCCGCTTCCGTGCCGGAGCGCTCGCGGGCGCCGGAACCGGAACCGGCGCGGCCGGCGCCACGCGCTGCCGAACCGCCGCGTCCGATTCCCCGCCCGGCCGAGCCGACGGTGCCGCCGCGCCTGTCCGACACGGTTGCCCCGCGTGCGCCGCGCGGGCCGATCGGCGATCGCGCCGAGCCGCCGGTGCCGCCGCGCCCGGCCGTCCCGCCGCGGACGGCTGCCACGGTGCGTGCGCCGGTATCGGCGCCGGAGCGTGTCGGCCCCGCCGCCGCGGCCGGCGCAGCGCAGGAGTTGCCTGCAACGCCGCTGCGACCGGCGGCATCGCCCCGGCCCGCCGCCCCGCCGCCCGCTGCGCCAGCGCCTGCTGCGGCGACTTCTGCTGCCCCGACGCCTGTCGTTGCTCCGCCACCATCACCTGCGCCGCAGCCCCAGGTGGCTCCGACCGCGGAGCATCCCGAGCCCATGCGCCCGGTCGCGGAACAACGGTCTGCGGTGGAGCGTCCAACCACCGAACGGTCGGCCGCACCGGTCTCGCGCAGCGCGCCCTCCGCCTCGGCCCCGCCGCCTCCATCGGCGCCGCCTCCCTTGCGCGCCTCGGTGGCGCCACGCGGTCCTGCGGCCATTCATGAGCAGGAACCGCGGGTCGAGTCCCGGGCCGAACCGGCGCCCGCCGGCCGCGAGGCCCAGCTGGAGGAAATGGCGCAGCGGCTGGAAGCCGCGCTCAAGCGGCCGCTCGCCTCTGCGCCGCGGCCAGCCGCCCGCCCGGACGCAGGGTCGGCGGCCTCACCGCGACCGGCCGCGCCCGAACGGCCGCCGCTGGAGCGCCCCCCGCTCGAACGACCGGTGCCACCGCCCCCCGTCCCGACTGCCGCCGCCCCGGCCGGTACGTCCGGTGACACCGAGTTCGACCTGACGGCCGCCCTCGCCGCCGAACTCAACCTGACGCCCGAAGCGCCGCTGCCGCGTGACGAGGCCGAGGGCGAGGCGCAACGCCCGACCGACGTCAACATTTACGAAGAGATCATCAGACGGGACCGCTGACATGCGCGTTCACCGGCTCGCCCGCCGCGCCTTCCTCGGTGCGGCGGTCATGG encodes:
- the flgC gene encoding flagellar basal body rod protein FlgC, translated to MDLIKSMKIAASGLRAQSARMRVISENLANANSTALDPGGDPYRRQIPSFKSTFDRELQANVVEPGRTRLDRSEFTLRYEPGHPAADANGYVKLPNVNTLVEMTDMREAQRSYEANLNVVRSARSMLMRTLDILRA
- the flgB gene encoding flagellar basal body rod protein FlgB, with translation MQWLQTRQGVLAENVANADTPGYRARDLAAFEVPRRNAVPTPAQIVPTRTDPAHLVSAGDDPRWRHEKVATFEVRPTGNSVVLEEEMMKVTQTQVDYQLATSLYSRSIGLLKTALGRRA
- a CDS encoding flagellar biosynthetic protein FliO encodes the protein MEWLEGMLGVTLNTSAKFIIAFVFVLLLISFTAWVIRTVAGGRIAFRGGLRARQDRLAVVDATPVDAKRRLILVRRDNVEHLILIGGPTDVVVEAAIGAAGYAASVPERSRAPEPEPARPAPRAAEPPRPIPRPAEPTVPPRLSDTVAPRAPRGPIGDRAEPPVPPRPAVPPRTAATVRAPVSAPERVGPAAAAGAAQELPATPLRPAASPRPAAPPPAAPAPAAATSAAPTPVVAPPPSPAPQPQVAPTAEHPEPMRPVAEQRSAVERPTTERSAAPVSRSAPSASAPPPPSAPPPLRASVAPRGPAAIHEQEPRVESRAEPAPAGREAQLEEMAQRLEAALKRPLASAPRPAARPDAGSAASPRPAAPERPPLERPPLERPVPPPPVPTAAAPAGTSGDTEFDLTAALAAELNLTPEAPLPRDEAEGEAQRPTDVNIYEEIIRRDR